From Amphritea atlantica, a single genomic window includes:
- a CDS encoding sigma 54-interacting transcriptional regulator — translation MKSTQQRILIVDDDPGILKVLSLRLSASGYRIDTANSGAEALQRIKNETPDLVLSDLRMDGMDGMALFSAIQEDHPALPVVIITAHGSIPDAVDATQKGIFGFLTKPIDKEQLLSTINSALDSAHAQDDSWRSAIVTQSQLMNERLSQAERVAKSNVSVLITGPSGTGKELMAKAIHNASDRCDKPFVAINCGALPEQLLESELFGHAKGAFTGAVTQHEGLFQSAEGGTLFLDEIGDMPPPLQVKLLRAIQERTIRPVGSTRSIEIDVRVISATHRNLELAMEDGEFREDLYYRLNVVNLDLPPLRDRPEDIPLLARYFVEQSAKRHNPKVKGISPGALHILAQAAWPGNVRQLENVVEQTVALSGAPIISEGLVNQAIANQDRVIPSFNEARSSFERSYLSKVMHITAGNVTQAAKIAQRNRTDFYKLLNKHDLEASQFKPGRKAHEYIDQQKAG, via the coding sequence ATGAAGTCTACTCAGCAACGTATCCTTATCGTGGATGATGATCCGGGTATCCTGAAAGTCCTGAGCTTACGCCTGAGTGCCTCTGGCTATCGTATTGATACCGCCAACTCCGGTGCTGAAGCACTGCAGCGGATTAAAAATGAAACCCCGGACCTCGTGCTCAGCGATCTGCGCATGGACGGCATGGATGGGATGGCACTTTTTTCAGCCATCCAGGAAGACCACCCGGCCCTGCCCGTTGTGATTATTACTGCTCACGGATCCATTCCGGATGCCGTCGACGCGACTCAGAAAGGTATTTTCGGTTTTCTGACAAAGCCTATCGATAAAGAACAGTTACTCAGCACTATCAACTCAGCGCTGGATTCTGCTCATGCACAGGATGATAGCTGGCGCAGCGCTATCGTGACCCAGAGCCAGTTGATGAATGAGCGTCTGAGTCAGGCTGAACGGGTTGCCAAGTCTAATGTAAGTGTTCTGATCACCGGCCCCAGCGGTACCGGTAAGGAACTGATGGCAAAGGCGATCCACAATGCCAGCGATCGCTGCGATAAACCCTTTGTGGCAATCAACTGTGGCGCACTACCGGAACAGTTGCTCGAGTCAGAGCTGTTTGGCCATGCAAAAGGCGCATTTACCGGTGCAGTCACTCAGCATGAAGGGCTGTTTCAGTCAGCGGAAGGTGGGACGTTGTTCCTGGATGAGATTGGCGATATGCCCCCTCCCCTCCAGGTAAAACTGCTCCGGGCTATTCAGGAGCGTACAATACGCCCTGTAGGCTCAACCCGCTCTATCGAGATTGATGTCCGGGTAATATCCGCTACCCACCGCAACCTTGAGCTGGCAATGGAGGATGGCGAATTCCGCGAAGACCTCTACTACCGACTTAATGTCGTGAATCTGGATCTTCCTCCTCTGCGGGATCGTCCGGAAGATATTCCACTGCTGGCCCGTTACTTTGTTGAACAGTCCGCGAAAAGACACAACCCCAAAGTCAAAGGTATCTCGCCAGGCGCTCTGCATATCCTTGCTCAGGCGGCCTGGCCCGGCAATGTTCGTCAACTGGAAAATGTAGTTGAGCAGACCGTTGCGCTGTCCGGTGCTCCGATAATAAGCGAAGGCCTGGTAAATCAGGCAATCGCCAATCAGGACCGGGTAATTCCGTCATTCAACGAAGCCCGGTCCAGCTTTGAGAGAAGTTATCTCAGCAAAGTAATGCATATCACTGCGGGGAACGTGACCCAGGCAGCAAAAATTGCCCAGCGAAACCGGACCGACTTTTATAAATTGCTGAACAAGCACGATTTAGAGGCATCCCAGTTTAAACCCGGGCGTAAAGCCCATGAGTACATCGATCAACAAAAAGCCGGGTAA
- a CDS encoding DUF924 domain-containing protein, which translates to MTEQIEEILQFWFGELKQGFPVTNRKPLWWFGDEALDRQLGELFGHQVRQALWGQLDDWAGQPRGRLALIILLDQFTRSIYRGSADAFSGDFRAEQLCREGIEIGHDMALEGSEKLFFYMPLEHAEDLRAQNLCISQIEAMLSTTPREQRHQIDNALDFAHEHRNLIVRFGRFPYRNKILGRSSTPEELAYLNQPHKRYGQ; encoded by the coding sequence ATGACTGAGCAGATTGAAGAGATCCTGCAATTCTGGTTTGGTGAGCTTAAACAGGGCTTCCCGGTGACCAACCGAAAGCCGCTGTGGTGGTTTGGTGATGAGGCGCTGGATCGTCAGCTCGGTGAGCTGTTTGGTCATCAGGTCAGGCAGGCGCTCTGGGGGCAGCTAGATGACTGGGCCGGACAGCCGCGTGGCAGGCTGGCACTGATTATCCTCCTGGATCAGTTTACACGCAGCATCTATCGAGGGTCAGCCGATGCCTTTTCCGGTGATTTTCGGGCCGAGCAACTGTGCAGGGAAGGCATTGAAATCGGGCACGATATGGCGCTTGAAGGCAGCGAAAAGTTATTTTTCTATATGCCTCTGGAACATGCTGAAGATCTGCGGGCACAGAATCTTTGTATCTCTCAGATTGAGGCAATGCTCTCCACCACTCCCCGGGAACAGCGGCATCAAATTGATAATGCGCTGGATTTTGCCCATGAACACCGAAATCTTATTGTTCGGTTTGGGCGTTTTCCCTACCGCAATAAAATACTCGGTCGCTCCTCAACACCCGAAGAGTTAGCTTATCTGAACCAGCCCCATAAACGTTATGGGCAGTAG
- a CDS encoding DUF3820 family protein — MTPQRLEKLANMPMPFGKYKGRILMDLPEPYLVWFAGKGFPEGEIGILLQILYEVKLNGLEDVLRPLKRSYT; from the coding sequence ATTACACCGCAACGTCTGGAAAAGCTGGCCAATATGCCGATGCCCTTTGGTAAATACAAAGGACGGATTCTGATGGATCTTCCTGAACCTTATCTGGTGTGGTTTGCGGGTAAGGGGTTTCCTGAGGGCGAGATTGGAATTCTGCTGCAGATTCTCTATGAGGTTAAACTTAATGGCCTGGAAGATGTTCTCAGGCCGTTGAAGCGTTCGTATACATGA
- the ybaK gene encoding Cys-tRNA(Pro) deacylase, with amino-acid sequence MTPAIELAKKANISFSVHEYQHDPKTDSYGEEASVALNVSPDRVYKTLMVAVNGDNRQLAVAIVPVSGQLNLKAASSALKTKKLAMADPKQAQRSSGYLVGGISPLGQKKPLPTLLDDSAGQFETIFVSAGKRGLEIELSPADLLRLTNGSMAGIGR; translated from the coding sequence ATGACTCCAGCAATTGAACTGGCCAAAAAGGCTAACATCAGTTTTAGCGTACATGAGTATCAGCATGACCCTAAAACTGATTCTTATGGTGAAGAGGCATCTGTTGCACTCAATGTCAGCCCTGATCGGGTTTATAAAACCTTGATGGTGGCCGTTAATGGGGATAATCGACAGCTCGCTGTTGCGATTGTCCCTGTGTCGGGCCAGTTGAACCTTAAGGCGGCTTCGAGTGCTTTGAAAACTAAGAAACTAGCCATGGCTGATCCGAAACAGGCGCAACGCAGTAGTGGCTATCTGGTGGGTGGCATAAGCCCTCTGGGACAGAAAAAACCGTTGCCGACCCTGCTGGATGATTCTGCCGGTCAGTTTGAAACGATCTTCGTGAGTGCAGGAAAACGGGGGCTGGAGATTGAATTAAGCCCCGCTGACCTGTTGCGGCTGACCAATGGGTCAATGGCAGGCATCGGTCGCTAG
- a CDS encoding HAMP domain-containing histidine kinase: MNTEKVSSLQTRSLMQLVVLAFFLVVAPLGILIYQATDSMVTLSRQGREHAKEALDFFSRSQHLRELSGDLVRSARQYDVLQKIEIEERFRFQLSEYKELLQLHSFLIDSGNIETIFALIAQLEESPLDKATGEKVTELVPLTQTLYDDTRKKLDQRLEFLNAKAEEQQNLLWLQAGLLITLSTILILFFSIRITQPVKQLMLRIKALGHGQLDMSEPFSGPKEFLALNQQLEWLETHLQLLEQEKQAFLRHMSHELKTPLTTLREGTDLLAEELAGPLTESQREIINLMQENSLSLQSLIEQLLDYNRLQHGGEHDLQAQSILPVIKESLASHQLLLKQKEIEVKLPKQDYTWAIEKGLLQRALSNLISNASVYGSEHGLLKITLATENENLRIEIGNTGPEIPVTDLDQLFDPFYQGVNKRQGSVKGSGIGLSIAREAIRAMGGNLELHNNRDGYVSFMISIPNQGHVSDE; this comes from the coding sequence TTGAATACTGAGAAGGTTTCCTCGCTGCAGACCCGATCATTGATGCAACTGGTGGTTCTGGCGTTTTTTTTGGTAGTTGCGCCGCTTGGAATTCTCATCTACCAGGCAACAGACTCTATGGTGACTCTATCGCGCCAGGGGCGCGAGCACGCCAAAGAAGCCCTGGACTTTTTTAGCCGTAGCCAGCATCTGAGAGAACTGTCGGGTGATCTTGTCCGCTCTGCGCGACAGTATGACGTACTCCAAAAGATCGAAATTGAAGAGCGTTTCCGTTTCCAGCTCTCTGAGTATAAAGAACTTCTACAGCTACACAGCTTTCTGATCGATTCTGGTAATATAGAAACAATTTTTGCACTGATCGCACAGCTTGAAGAGTCGCCACTGGATAAAGCCACCGGCGAAAAAGTTACTGAGCTGGTCCCTCTGACTCAGACACTCTATGACGACACACGCAAAAAACTCGACCAACGGCTGGAGTTTCTCAATGCTAAAGCAGAAGAGCAGCAAAATCTGCTCTGGCTCCAGGCGGGACTACTGATCACGTTGTCTACTATCCTGATCCTGTTTTTCAGTATCCGGATAACTCAACCGGTCAAACAGCTCATGCTGCGAATAAAAGCATTGGGACATGGCCAGTTGGATATGTCAGAGCCCTTCAGTGGACCTAAGGAGTTTCTTGCTCTTAACCAGCAATTGGAATGGCTGGAAACCCATCTCCAGCTGCTTGAACAGGAGAAACAAGCGTTTTTACGGCATATGTCTCATGAACTAAAAACACCGCTGACGACACTAAGAGAAGGGACCGACCTACTGGCCGAGGAGCTTGCCGGCCCCCTGACCGAGAGTCAAAGAGAAATCATCAACCTGATGCAGGAAAACAGCCTTTCGCTGCAATCATTGATTGAGCAGTTACTTGATTACAACCGGTTACAGCATGGAGGCGAGCATGATCTGCAAGCTCAATCTATCCTGCCGGTCATCAAGGAATCGCTGGCTTCTCATCAGTTGCTGCTGAAACAGAAAGAGATCGAGGTAAAACTACCTAAACAGGACTACACATGGGCAATCGAAAAGGGATTATTACAGCGGGCACTGAGTAACCTGATATCTAATGCGTCGGTTTACGGCAGCGAACACGGCCTGCTGAAGATAACCCTGGCGACAGAAAATGAAAACCTGAGAATAGAGATCGGCAACACCGGGCCCGAGATACCAGTGACTGACCTTGATCAGCTATTTGACCCCTTCTACCAGGGCGTAAATAAACGCCAAGGGTCAGTAAAAGGGTCCGGTATCGGTCTGAGTATTGCCCGGGAAGCGATTAGAGCAATGGGAGGTAATCTTGAACTTCACAACAATCGGGATGGTTATGTTAGTTTTATGATCAGTATACCGAATCAAGGACACGTCTCAGATGAGTAA
- a CDS encoding GGDEF domain-containing protein, giving the protein MIDSRQTKVRSRVQTIVTLVVSILVFIVLFVGIRSYEERVAVQAIRLAIEHRVDQVDYEQVGMAKDIDTLWSAYGPQKEITEEDFYRLADPIVDSYHTFLPLFIALMGGVLSFVTLGMGINAAVRARHLRKVLEAKDVELKRSQEKLASVAVTDEPTGLANGRHFNQVLSTECRRAVREFSPLTLMLIELDKPETDQLPDNFSDQQACLIAEVLKSAISRPGDMAARIGTGRFAMVLPATNEQSPVLADRLCRDINDIELLGYKLSVSIGISTLQPSAQLTAEYILAQTEAALDEAIQNGGGRVRAVKEDPLDIPVTFSG; this is encoded by the coding sequence GTGATAGATTCCAGGCAGACTAAAGTCCGCAGCCGGGTTCAGACAATTGTGACTCTGGTGGTTTCGATTCTGGTTTTTATAGTCTTGTTTGTCGGTATTCGTTCCTATGAAGAGCGGGTTGCTGTTCAGGCTATTCGGCTAGCGATTGAGCACAGGGTTGATCAGGTAGATTATGAACAGGTGGGTATGGCGAAAGATATCGATACCCTCTGGTCTGCGTATGGTCCGCAGAAGGAAATTACCGAAGAGGATTTTTATCGTCTGGCTGATCCGATTGTTGATAGTTATCACACTTTTCTGCCGCTGTTTATCGCTCTGATGGGAGGGGTATTGAGCTTTGTGACGCTGGGAATGGGCATTAATGCAGCAGTGCGTGCCAGACATCTTCGTAAGGTACTTGAGGCGAAGGATGTTGAGCTAAAACGCAGCCAGGAAAAGCTCGCTTCGGTTGCCGTGACTGATGAACCGACAGGGCTGGCGAATGGACGACACTTTAATCAGGTTCTGTCGACAGAATGTCGCAGAGCGGTGCGGGAGTTTAGTCCGTTAACGCTTATGCTGATCGAGCTTGATAAGCCTGAAACCGACCAGCTCCCGGACAATTTTTCTGATCAACAGGCATGTTTGATTGCTGAGGTACTGAAAAGTGCAATTTCACGTCCAGGGGATATGGCGGCCCGGATAGGTACTGGCCGCTTCGCCATGGTGTTGCCGGCAACCAATGAACAGTCGCCGGTGCTGGCCGATAGGCTCTGTCGTGATATCAATGATATTGAGCTTCTGGGGTATAAGTTGAGTGTCAGTATCGGCATCAGTACGCTGCAGCCTTCTGCTCAGCTGACTGCCGAATATATACTGGCGCAGACCGAAGCGGCCCTGGACGAGGCGATCCAGAACGGTGGCGGACGGGTGCGGGCCGTAAAAGAAGATCCTCTTGATATTCCTGTAACCTTTTCCGGCTAG
- a CDS encoding O-antigen ligase family protein: MASIQQLADKQCDQFLTAVFCVTTAAVCFSGSSKVFVSLLQVSTFEIIFIVCALFFLFRQGCSMRLRIPSGILILTLLFLSIPTLAALDRWYYERPFADFSVIKTASLYIHLLYLLVLLIFLRVSAYGVLFFCYTLLISSSVIALLYYFYALILHVGPDYMIKNALFAANIRHTGFTVATATLTSAALLLIHSSSPVKTNLMTFAFILNFSFLIWLGSRTGIVVTMIGLVLLVMIANRKKLAKTGSRLLVSACLAIILATAGSVYDWNGPNRIQHQFQEVKAAQLKQDTAPDLSSGRATLWRDAINAGKQSPWFGKGMEASFIRSGGDSSQFMHPHNSLIQLFLETGLVGLIIALLLFSALCRQIIYSVIHYQNDRLVHALTSSLILFSLCLLSLTSGALYFAQPLFLFTAAIAILLSLQESNSLNKARNTPA; encoded by the coding sequence ATGGCCTCAATTCAGCAACTAGCTGACAAACAGTGCGATCAGTTTCTCACCGCTGTTTTCTGTGTTACCACTGCAGCCGTTTGCTTCAGCGGTAGTTCTAAGGTGTTCGTCAGCCTGTTACAGGTATCTACCTTTGAAATCATCTTTATCGTCTGTGCGTTGTTTTTCCTGTTTCGTCAAGGCTGTAGTATGCGACTGCGCATACCTTCCGGCATTCTTATTTTAACCCTGTTGTTTTTATCTATTCCGACACTGGCTGCACTGGATCGCTGGTATTATGAACGCCCCTTTGCCGATTTTTCAGTTATTAAAACAGCCTCTCTGTATATCCACCTTCTCTACCTGCTGGTGCTTTTAATTTTCCTCAGGGTCTCTGCATACGGTGTGCTTTTTTTCTGTTACACATTATTGATTTCAAGCTCGGTTATTGCGCTGTTGTACTATTTCTACGCCCTGATTCTTCATGTCGGGCCTGACTATATGATCAAAAATGCATTATTCGCTGCCAATATTCGCCATACGGGTTTTACTGTAGCGACAGCCACGCTGACCTCGGCCGCTCTGCTGTTAATACATTCCAGCAGTCCGGTTAAAACAAATCTGATGACCTTCGCCTTTATTCTCAACTTCAGCTTTCTGATCTGGCTTGGAAGCAGGACAGGAATCGTGGTGACAATGATCGGACTGGTGCTACTGGTGATGATTGCAAACAGAAAAAAACTCGCTAAGACTGGCAGTAGGTTGCTAGTCTCAGCGTGCCTGGCAATCATACTCGCAACCGCTGGCTCGGTTTACGACTGGAACGGTCCGAACCGGATCCAGCACCAGTTTCAGGAAGTCAAAGCAGCGCAACTGAAGCAGGATACTGCCCCTGATTTGTCTAGCGGACGTGCCACCCTATGGCGTGATGCAATCAACGCAGGGAAACAGTCTCCCTGGTTTGGCAAAGGTATGGAGGCTTCCTTTATTCGCTCCGGAGGCGACAGCAGTCAATTTATGCATCCTCACAACAGCCTTATTCAATTATTTTTGGAAACCGGCTTAGTGGGACTGATAATAGCGCTATTGCTATTTTCAGCTCTATGCCGACAGATCATCTATAGCGTAATACACTATCAGAATGACAGACTGGTACACGCGTTAACCTCATCACTGATACTATTCAGCCTTTGCCTCCTGAGCCTCACCTCCGGGGCACTTTATTTTGCCCAACCCCTGTTCTTATTTACTGCAGCCATTGCAATCCTGTTGTCATTACAGGAAAGTAACAGCTTAAATAAAGCTCGTAATACACCTGCCTGA
- a CDS encoding MOSC domain-containing protein produces MHTQLSDIIVYPIKSTAGLHLSRATVTGFGLEFDRRFVLCTTEGKFLTARTRPQLLHIRASLTAAGLIVSAPGQTDLQLNYHEFSHDYQTITVWQDHIEAQHCSAIADRWFADYLGQDCRLLFFGAASNRPLKHFPHHQTAFADGYPLLLISEASLADLSSRCRNPVQMDQMRPNLVVRGTAAYEEDSWTKIRIGTAEFSLVKPCGRCILTTTNPTTLERNPDREPLSVLKRYRKGSDGEAHFGQNMIPLKSGIISINDPVEILETGQPQKYLPE; encoded by the coding sequence ATGCACACACAACTATCCGATATTATTGTTTATCCAATTAAATCGACCGCAGGTTTACACCTGTCCCGCGCCACGGTAACCGGTTTCGGGCTGGAATTTGACCGTCGTTTTGTACTGTGTACCACTGAGGGAAAGTTCTTAACCGCGCGTACCCGGCCTCAGTTACTGCATATCAGGGCCTCGCTTACAGCCGCGGGGCTGATCGTTTCGGCTCCGGGTCAAACGGATCTGCAATTGAACTATCATGAGTTCAGCCACGATTATCAAACGATCACGGTATGGCAGGATCATATTGAAGCACAACACTGTTCCGCTATCGCTGATCGCTGGTTCGCTGACTATCTTGGTCAGGATTGCCGGTTACTGTTTTTTGGTGCTGCATCAAACCGGCCACTGAAACATTTCCCACACCATCAGACAGCCTTTGCCGATGGTTATCCGCTGTTACTGATCTCAGAAGCATCCCTCGCAGATCTCAGCAGCCGCTGCCGCAACCCGGTGCAGATGGATCAGATGCGTCCCAACCTGGTAGTCCGCGGCACTGCCGCCTATGAAGAGGATAGCTGGACAAAGATAAGAATAGGCACTGCCGAATTTTCCCTGGTCAAGCCCTGCGGCCGCTGTATCCTTACCACGACAAACCCGACAACCCTGGAACGCAATCCAGACCGGGAGCCCCTGAGCGTCTTAAAGAGATACCGTAAAGGCAGCGATGGTGAAGCCCATTTCGGGCAAAACATGATCCCGCTGAAGAGCGGGATCATCAGTATTAATGATCCTGTCGAAATATTAGAAACTGGTCAGCCACAAAAATACCTTCCTGAATAG
- a CDS encoding tRNA(Met) cytidine acetyltransferase: MNSIQPVCEIIESVLNNVQQREHRQLVLVSGCRAWCQQQISGLTRPAARILWIGDAGVGLIPPASLKPVSAKQTHQLLGQESDCILFDCWSGFNPNGFGQVAGTLVAGGIFVLITPPLSAWQLFSDPEYDHIAVEPYGAADVGRRFIRHLLKTIATDNDLIQFAEDQPFPDLSSLTVASIPDPHSGDQTRLESPPVSAPFRTVDQEVMVKRCLEAVRQPRAVQVVTADRGRGKSAALGILAAVIMKRGLAGTGAAGKRADAEHSDDLNSRVEIILTAPSRGAVQSVITMLERLLPAGLLEHQKDRWVFGQTRLRFMLPDQLLQQRPAADLLLIDEAAAIPAPVLLGLLEYPRVIFASTLHGYEGTGQGFAVRFMPYLDRIVPERQLLTMRQPVRWAEGDPLERFTYKALLLDAEPANLTECPQDSAGVSFRRLARDQLVTDSEMLKQLFGLLILAHYRTTPGDLRILLDSPNIEVWAGFTGTEGESQLVATALLAYEGPINTGLANAIMDGTRRPKGQLIPQTLLAHCHIPEAAECRGVRVMRIAVHPQLQRRGIGSALLQAIEQGCPGIDWLGTSFGATADLLCFWQQFGLRLQRLGHNRDKVSGTHAAVMLRGISTAGIQLQEKGTQKARQQLQRLSASATATISDELFDVLAL; encoded by the coding sequence GTGAACAGCATACAACCGGTTTGCGAAATAATTGAGTCTGTATTGAATAATGTTCAGCAAAGGGAGCACCGACAGCTGGTGCTGGTCAGTGGCTGTCGAGCGTGGTGTCAGCAGCAGATCTCAGGCCTTACTCGTCCCGCTGCCCGTATACTCTGGATTGGCGATGCCGGGGTGGGGCTGATACCGCCTGCATCGCTTAAACCGGTTAGTGCCAAGCAGACTCACCAACTGTTGGGGCAGGAAAGTGATTGTATTCTGTTTGATTGCTGGAGCGGTTTTAATCCGAATGGTTTTGGTCAGGTGGCCGGCACACTGGTGGCGGGGGGGATTTTTGTTTTGATCACTCCTCCTTTATCAGCGTGGCAGCTTTTTAGTGATCCGGAGTATGACCATATCGCTGTGGAGCCTTACGGTGCGGCAGATGTTGGCCGCCGTTTTATCCGTCACCTGCTGAAAACCATTGCGACTGATAATGATCTGATTCAGTTCGCTGAGGATCAGCCTTTCCCGGATCTTTCATCATTGACCGTTGCCTCAATCCCAGATCCCCATTCTGGTGATCAAACACGCTTAGAAAGCCCTCCTGTTTCGGCGCCGTTCAGAACAGTGGATCAGGAAGTAATGGTTAAACGCTGCCTTGAAGCCGTCCGACAACCGAGGGCCGTGCAGGTGGTGACCGCTGACCGGGGGCGGGGGAAGAGTGCTGCGCTGGGGATCCTCGCTGCGGTAATAATGAAAAGGGGATTAGCTGGAACCGGAGCGGCGGGCAAACGTGCTGATGCTGAGCATTCTGATGATCTTAACAGTCGGGTTGAGATTATCTTAACGGCCCCATCCCGGGGGGCTGTGCAGTCGGTTATTACGATGCTGGAAAGGCTATTGCCTGCTGGCCTTCTGGAGCACCAGAAGGATCGCTGGGTGTTTGGTCAGACGCGGTTGAGGTTTATGCTTCCCGATCAACTGTTACAGCAGAGACCCGCGGCCGACCTGTTGCTTATTGATGAGGCGGCTGCAATTCCAGCACCGGTATTACTGGGGCTCCTGGAATATCCGCGGGTTATCTTTGCCTCAACGCTGCATGGCTATGAGGGAACCGGACAAGGGTTTGCCGTGCGCTTTATGCCCTATCTTGACCGTATTGTCCCCGAACGGCAGTTGCTCACTATGCGGCAGCCTGTGCGCTGGGCTGAAGGTGATCCCCTTGAACGGTTTACCTATAAAGCACTGTTACTGGATGCGGAGCCTGCAAATCTGACTGAGTGTCCGCAGGACAGTGCCGGTGTGAGTTTTAGAAGACTGGCCCGGGATCAGCTGGTAACCGATAGCGAAATGCTGAAACAACTGTTTGGCTTGCTGATTCTGGCGCACTACCGGACCACACCTGGCGATCTGCGTATACTTCTGGATAGCCCCAACATTGAGGTGTGGGCCGGATTTACCGGGACTGAGGGGGAGTCTCAACTGGTCGCAACCGCTTTGCTTGCCTATGAGGGACCGATTAACACTGGGTTGGCAAACGCGATAATGGATGGTACCCGCCGGCCGAAAGGTCAGTTGATTCCCCAGACACTACTGGCCCATTGTCATATACCGGAAGCGGCAGAGTGTCGTGGGGTCCGGGTAATGCGCATTGCTGTGCATCCTCAGCTTCAGCGTCGGGGCATCGGTAGTGCTCTGCTGCAGGCGATCGAACAGGGTTGCCCCGGTATCGACTGGTTAGGCACCAGCTTCGGAGCAACTGCCGATCTGTTGTGCTTCTGGCAACAGTTTGGCTTGCGACTGCAGCGGCTTGGTCATAACCGGGATAAAGTCAGCGGAACCCATGCCGCCGTTATGTTGCGGGGAATCTCTACTGCAGGGATTCAGTTACAGGAGAAAGGGACCCAAAAAGCCAGGCAGCAACTGCAAAGGTTATCGGCTTCGGCAACAGCAACAATCAGTGATGAATTGTTCGATGTATTAGCGTTATGA
- a CDS encoding fumarylacetoacetate hydrolase family protein — protein MKLARFLHSGKEQLGIVKEQQIIPIPVADFSDSMPDLLCRLDELKPRLEQLENNIQESLNLDQVVLLAPIPQPEKFIGVGLNYADHVAETGLETPEFPTLFNKQSSCVTDPGAPIYRPNISDKLDYEGELALVIGQYCRNVSEADAPRAIAGYTIVNDVSVRDWQIKSPTWTLGKSFDSHGPMGPWIVTSDSLDPHNLELRTWLNDELRQHSNTRNLIFDCYQLVATLSSVCTLKPGDVIATGTCSGVGVKMKPRGYMKPGDQVTIEIEGIGRLTNPVRQEPERNSFISKHPLS, from the coding sequence ATGAAACTCGCACGGTTTCTTCATTCTGGAAAAGAACAGCTGGGTATAGTTAAAGAGCAACAGATAATCCCCATACCGGTCGCCGATTTTTCAGACTCTATGCCCGACCTGCTGTGCCGCCTGGATGAGCTAAAACCCAGACTGGAACAACTTGAAAACAACATACAAGAATCCCTGAATCTGGATCAGGTCGTCCTGCTTGCGCCTATTCCTCAACCGGAAAAATTTATCGGCGTGGGTCTCAACTATGCTGACCATGTTGCAGAAACCGGCCTTGAAACACCGGAGTTTCCTACTCTGTTCAATAAACAGTCCAGCTGCGTCACCGATCCGGGCGCTCCCATCTACCGGCCCAACATTTCTGATAAGCTGGATTATGAAGGCGAGCTGGCACTGGTGATAGGGCAATACTGCCGTAACGTTAGTGAAGCGGATGCACCCCGGGCCATTGCCGGATACACCATCGTCAACGATGTCTCCGTCCGGGACTGGCAGATCAAATCGCCTACCTGGACACTGGGAAAGTCATTTGACAGCCACGGCCCTATGGGCCCCTGGATTGTGACATCAGATAGCCTGGATCCTCACAATCTGGAGCTGAGAACCTGGTTGAATGATGAACTGCGCCAACACTCCAACACCCGTAACCTGATCTTCGACTGCTATCAACTGGTCGCCACACTGTCATCCGTCTGCACCCTTAAACCCGGGGATGTGATCGCCACAGGAACCTGTAGCGGAGTGGGTGTCAAAATGAAACCAAGAGGTTATATGAAACCCGGCGACCAGGTCACCATAGAGATTGAAGGGATCGGCCGATTAACTAACCCGGTTCGACAGGAACCAGAGCGCAATAGCTTTATTAGTAAACACCCCCTGTCTTAA
- a CDS encoding glutathione S-transferase N-terminal domain-containing protein, whose amino-acid sequence MIDLYTWGTPNGRKVSIMLEATALPYIVHPINIQAGDQYKPDFLAISPNNKIPAISDDEGPDGETIQLFESGAILIYLAEKTGNFIPTDPMKRLECLQWLMWQMGNFGPFLGQAHHFNRFAKEKVPYAINRYREESRRLWGVLNKRLDGHTFIVDPDLSIADFAIYPWACRFEWQEINLEEFPNVKAWMERMSHIEFVQRGMAVP is encoded by the coding sequence ATGATTGATCTGTACACCTGGGGAACCCCCAACGGCCGCAAAGTGTCAATTATGCTTGAAGCAACGGCACTCCCCTACATCGTTCACCCAATCAACATTCAGGCGGGTGATCAGTATAAGCCGGACTTTCTGGCCATCAGCCCGAACAATAAAATTCCGGCCATATCCGATGACGAAGGCCCCGATGGTGAAACGATTCAGCTGTTTGAAAGTGGTGCCATTCTGATTTATCTGGCTGAAAAAACTGGCAACTTTATACCAACAGACCCGATGAAAAGGCTGGAATGCCTGCAATGGCTGATGTGGCAGATGGGAAACTTTGGTCCCTTTCTGGGACAGGCTCACCACTTCAATCGCTTTGCCAAAGAGAAAGTTCCCTATGCAATCAATCGCTATCGCGAAGAAAGCCGGCGACTCTGGGGAGTACTGAATAAACGACTGGACGGCCATACCTTTATTGTTGATCCGGACCTCAGTATCGCCGATTTTGCTATCTACCCCTGGGCGTGCCGCTTTGAGTGGCAGGAAATTAACCTGGAAGAGTTTCCCAATGTAAAAGCCTGGATGGAAAGGATGTCACACATAGAGTTTGTCCAGCGGGGCATGGCGGTTCCCTGA